One Skermanella pratensis genomic window, CGGCCCAGTTCGTCGGTGCCGAGCGGGAGTCCCGGCGTCCCGATGTCCTTCAGGCGGCGGATGACGCTGGTCTTGTAGGGATCGGCCGGCGCGATCCAGGGCGCGAAGATGGCGGACAGGATGATGGCGGCCAGGACGGCGAGGCAGAGGATCGTCGTCCAGTCGCCGCTCAGCCGGCGGAAGACGGTGCTCCAATAGCCGCGGGACGTGACCGGCACATCGGGAACCAATCCCGGCAGGGTGGTTTCGGCCATGTGTCAGGCCCTCTTGATGCGGGGGTCGACCGCCGTCTGGATCAGGTCCACGACGACGTTGAGGAAGACGAAGAAGAGCGCCAGCACCAGGATGGTCCCCTGGAGCATCGGGATGTCGCGGCGGAAGATCGCGGTGTTCAGCAGGAACCCGGTGCCGGGCCAGGAGAACACCGTCTCGATCAGGATCGAGCCGCCGAGCAGGTATCCGAGCTGAAGCCCCATGACGGCGAGGACGGTGGGGGCCACGTTGCGGATGACATGGCCCAGGATGTGGCGTTCGGACAGGCCCTTGGCGCGGAGCGCCTGGACGAATTCCTGGTTCAGGACCTCCGCCACGGCGGAGCGGGTGGTGCGCATCACGATGCCGATCGGGATCACCGCCAAGGTGATCGCGGGCAGGATCAGGTGCCGCATGTGGTCCCAGTCCCAGGCCCAGTCGGTCGAGCCGCCGGGGCCCATGCCGACCGCGGGCAGGGCGTTCATCTGGACCGAGAAGACGATCACCAGCACCATGCCGAGCCAGTAGTGCGGGACGCTGATGCCGGCCACGGCGATGGCGGTCGCGGCCTTGTCCATCGCGCGCCCCTGGTTGTACCCGGCGACGAACCCCAGCACGGCGCCCAGGGTGAACCCGACGAGGGCCGCGCAGAGGGAGAGCAGGATCGTGTTGCCCACGGCGGACATGACCTCCGCCGCGACCGGCTGGCCGGAGGCTACGGAGTTGCCCAGGTCTCCGGTGACGGCGCGGCCGAGCCACAGCGCGAACTGGACCGGCAGCGGCTTGTCGTAGCCGTAGTCGGCGCGCAGCCGCTCGATCACTTCCGGCGGCGCGTCGGCGGGGGCGATGGCACTGATCGGGTCGCCGGGAGCGAGATGGACCAGCAGGAAGATCATCAGCGACACGCCGAGCGCGATGGGCACGGAATAGAGCAGCCGTCGTATCAGGTAGGAGATCATGGCGCGGCCTTCCTGGATCCGGGCGGCGCGGCGCCGCCCCGGCCCGTTACTCGACGGTGATGGAGGAGAAGTTCTGGTACCAGTTCTGCGCCTGGACGAAGCCCTTCACCTTGGGCGACATGGCGCGCGGCGCCACATCGTGGGTGACGTAGAGGAACAGGGCGTCGTTGACGAACTTCTCGTGGACCTGCTGCAGCGCCTTGGCCTGTTCCGCCGGCTCGAAGGCGGTCTTTGCCTTCAGGAACAGGGCGTCCATTTCCGGGTCGTTGTACCAGCCCCAGTTGGTCCCGTTCGGAGCGGTCAGCCGGCTGTCGAGGTGCCGGATGAAGCCGGTGAACGGGTCCTGGATGAAGTAGCTGAAATTGATGGAGTGGGCGCCCTTGACCTGGTCGGACTTGGCGCCGGCGCGCCACAGGTTCACCATGGTGTTCCACTCGACCACCTCGAACTCGACATTGATGCCGACTTCGCCCAGCGTCTGCTGGATGTATTCGTTCATGGGGAGCGGCTGCATCTGGCCCGACCCGCTGGCGGAGATCAGCGCCTTGACGGTGACCGGCTTGTCCGGACCGTAACCCGCCTCGGCCAGCAGTTCCTTGGCCTTTTCCGGGTCGTAGGTGATGTCGAACTCGGGCTTGCCGAACCACTGGCTGCCGGGCAGCACGTGGCCCTTGGCCGGCACCATCATGCCCCCCAGCAACTCGCTGAGCCCCTCGCGGTCCACTGCCAGGTTGGCCGCCTTGCGGATGCGGATGTCGTTCCAGGGCGAGCCTTCGACACGGCTGAGGTGCCAGGTCCAGTTGTGGGGATAGCCGTTGGAGGTGATCTGGAAGCCGGCCGACTTCAAGCTGGGGATCGCGTCGGGGGGGGGGCCTCGATCCAGTCCACCTGGCCGGAGCGGAGAGCCGAGGTCCGGGTCGCGGCTTCCGGGACCGGGACCAGGATCAGCTTGTCCAGCTTGGGCACGCGGGTCTTGTCCCAGTAGTCCTTGAAGGGCAGCATCTCGGCGCGCTCGCGCGGCGTCCACGAGACGAGCTGCCAGGGGCCGGTGCCGGAAGGCTTCTCGGCGAACTTGACCCAGTCCTTCCCGACCGTCTCCCAATGGGCAGGGCTGGAGATCAGGATCCAGGCGAGCTGGTAGGGCAGGAAGGCGTCGGGCTCCTTGGTGGTCACTTCCAGGATATGCTCGTCGACAGCCCGATAGGAGGCGACCGCAGGGATGCGGCTGCGGCCCTGGGCCGCCTGCTTGGGATCATACTGCGGAGACTTGTCATCGAGCAGCTTGTCCAGGTTCCAGACCACGGCCTGCGCCGTGAAGTCGGAGCCGTCGTGGAACTTGACGCCCTCGCGCAGCTTGAAGGTCCACCGGGTCTTGTCGGTGGCGTCCACCGCCCATTCGGTCGCGAGGCCGGGGACGAGATCGGACGGCTTGTCGGCCGAGGTCAGGTCCCAGTTCACCAGCGCGTCATACACGGTGTAGCCCATGAATCGCTGCCCTTCGCCGCCCTGGTCGGTCTGGCCGGTCGTCAGCGGAATGTCCGCCAGCGTCATGCCGATCCTCAGGGTGCCTTGGGCATCGGCGTATCCGGGCGCCATCAGCGCCGTCGCGACCGCCGCCGCGGCCATCAGTCTCTTCATCGTGCTCATGCGCAAAATTGCCTCCGCCCCGTTTCAGGTCCGATTTGTCGCAGGGCTTGTTCAAGATCGGTGCCAGGGAGGCGGCGCTTGGCGGTTGGTCGGACCGACTGTTCGCAACGCTTCGTTTCATGCTCAAAAATACGGCAGTATGTCTGCGGTGCCCAAATGACCGGCAGCACATTCGGCCGGCCGATGTTATCCAGGGAAGACTTGTCGAAGACTCCAAAGGAACGAGCACCGATGCCGATCGAGATTCCGAGCCGTGAGGATCACTCC contains:
- a CDS encoding ABC transporter permease, producing MISYLIRRLLYSVPIALGVSLMIFLLVHLAPGDPISAIAPADAPPEVIERLRADYGYDKPLPVQFALWLGRAVTGDLGNSVASGQPVAAEVMSAVGNTILLSLCAALVGFTLGAVLGFVAGYNQGRAMDKAATAIAVAGISVPHYWLGMVLVIVFSVQMNALPAVGMGPGGSTDWAWDWDHMRHLILPAITLAVIPIGIVMRTTRSAVAEVLNQEFVQALRAKGLSERHILGHVIRNVAPTVLAVMGLQLGYLLGGSILIETVFSWPGTGFLLNTAIFRRDIPMLQGTILVLALFFVFLNVVVDLIQTAVDPRIKRA